From Mesoaciditoga lauensis cd-1655R = DSM 25116, a single genomic window includes:
- a CDS encoding NAD(P)/FAD-dependent oxidoreductase, producing MHIVIAGNGVSAITFLKEIKRESKNVEIDVFSEEARPFYWRPRLIEVMANEASIEEITPYDEKWYEEHNAKLHLSESIVEIDTKNKKAKTSKGNIVEYDAFIFANGAKPFLLPVPGNDLKNVYTIRTYEDVEKIKSHYGKSNKFVIIGGGVLGIETAAALNRAGEKEVSIVEFFPYLLPRQLDKPGAFVLKEVLERKYPLKFLLGKATSRIVGSDKVKGVEFSDKTSVKADVVIFSTGVRPNVEVAKKAGIKVEKGIVVDDTLKTNVDDVYAIGDVAQHKGRVYGIVPPAVEQARTLAKILFSDEKVKYEGSIMANTLKVAGVDLLSVGKIDPDSGNVIFSSQGDTNKGLYKKVVVEDGSFVGVVSVGIDKKSAFKLKKLVDEKKEPTSSIFQYVKFDDEEE from the coding sequence ATGCATATCGTTATTGCCGGAAACGGTGTAAGTGCGATAACGTTTTTGAAAGAAATAAAGAGAGAATCCAAAAACGTGGAAATAGATGTATTTAGTGAGGAAGCAAGACCATTTTATTGGAGGCCGCGCCTTATAGAAGTGATGGCTAACGAAGCGAGTATAGAAGAGATAACACCTTACGATGAAAAATGGTATGAAGAACACAACGCAAAGTTACATCTTTCAGAATCGATTGTGGAAATTGACACTAAAAACAAAAAAGCTAAAACCTCAAAGGGGAATATCGTCGAATACGATGCTTTCATCTTCGCAAACGGTGCTAAACCATTCTTGCTTCCCGTTCCAGGAAATGATCTGAAAAACGTTTACACGATAAGGACTTACGAAGATGTCGAAAAAATAAAATCCCATTACGGAAAGTCGAATAAATTCGTGATCATAGGTGGGGGCGTTCTAGGAATAGAAACGGCAGCTGCCTTGAACAGAGCAGGTGAAAAAGAAGTCTCAATTGTAGAGTTCTTTCCGTACCTTTTGCCACGGCAGCTTGACAAACCAGGGGCTTTCGTGCTGAAGGAAGTGTTGGAAAGAAAATATCCTTTGAAATTCCTTCTTGGAAAGGCTACATCACGAATTGTCGGTAGCGATAAAGTAAAAGGCGTTGAATTTTCAGATAAAACCTCTGTAAAAGCGGATGTGGTCATATTTTCAACTGGAGTAAGACCCAACGTTGAAGTTGCCAAAAAGGCAGGCATAAAGGTTGAAAAGGGAATAGTGGTCGATGACACTTTGAAAACAAATGTAGATGATGTTTACGCCATTGGGGATGTGGCTCAGCACAAAGGAAGAGTATACGGCATCGTTCCACCAGCCGTTGAACAAGCTAGAACGTTGGCAAAAATCCTTTTCTCTGATGAAAAAGTAAAATATGAAGGCAGCATAATGGCGAACACGTTAAAAGTTGCCGGAGTCGATCTTTTATCGGTAGGAAAAATCGATCCAGATTCTGGAAATGTGATTTTCTCCTCCCAGGGAGATACTAATAAAGGTCTCTACAAAAAAGTGGTCGTTGAAGACGGCAGTTTTGTTGGCGTTGTGAGCGTTGGAATAGATAAGAAAAGCGCATTCAAATTGAAGAAGTTGGTAGACGAAAAGAAAGAACCAACTTCTTCAATTTTCCAATACGTAAAATTCGATGATGAGGAGGAATGA
- a CDS encoding ferritin-like domain-containing protein, whose amino-acid sequence MKDYLYSADELLEMALKIEEDGERFYTYLSEKFEDPRKKEFFSYLASQEKEHAKTFKELSNGLVEETDPIFWEETSKYVKSTVENKVFPSLQDMIKKSENMTVNDLLDFAISIEKETVIFYEELYDLVREKKSKEILTKIIREEVSHVRKLSLLKG is encoded by the coding sequence ATGAAAGATTACCTTTATTCTGCCGATGAGCTTCTTGAAATGGCTTTGAAAATAGAGGAAGATGGAGAAAGATTTTACACGTATCTTTCAGAAAAGTTTGAAGATCCACGAAAGAAAGAATTCTTCTCTTATCTTGCCTCGCAAGAAAAAGAACACGCCAAAACCTTTAAAGAACTTTCAAATGGATTGGTTGAAGAAACAGATCCAATCTTTTGGGAAGAAACTTCAAAATACGTGAAAAGTACCGTTGAGAACAAGGTGTTCCCAAGTCTACAGGATATGATAAAGAAATCCGAAAACATGACGGTAAATGATTTGCTCGATTTCGCAATTTCTATAGAAAAAGAAACTGTTATATTCTACGAAGAACTGTACGATCTGGTGCGCGAAAAAAAGTCAAAAGAGATATTAACCAAGATAATACGGGAAGAAGTTTCCCACGTTAGAAAACTTTCCTTGTTAAAGGGATAA
- the aspC gene encoding aspartate aminotransferase: MRNISKTVDAIESSLTLRIDSKAKAMKKEGKDLVLFTAGEPDFDTPQAVKEAAIEAINANFTKYTKSSGIIELREGICEKLKKDNGLEYSPDEIVVSNGGKQALFNIFGAILNPGDEVIVLTPAWVSYSPQIKMWKAKPTEVKTYPENDYLPQEEDLEKAITDKTKAILFNSPNNPTGAVYDKRTLEMLAHIAQKHDLYIVADEVYEKMVYDLPHISIASFDGMKERTLIINGFSKSHAMTGWRVGYSVASLNISKQISKIQSHTTSNINSITQKAALKALSVDTKYMMDEYKKRRDLISDMLSNANFKFFKPKGAFYVMVNMTEFLTDEKNTEDLCMELMEKAGVALIPADAFGAKGFVRISFATSQELIKKGINRLIEYLK, from the coding sequence ATGAGGAATATTTCTAAAACCGTTGATGCAATAGAATCATCGCTGACGTTACGTATAGATTCAAAAGCAAAAGCCATGAAAAAAGAGGGAAAAGATCTTGTCCTCTTTACAGCCGGAGAACCTGACTTTGATACCCCTCAAGCGGTAAAAGAAGCCGCCATCGAAGCCATAAATGCAAACTTTACCAAGTACACCAAGTCAAGTGGAATAATAGAATTGAGAGAGGGTATCTGTGAAAAATTGAAAAAAGATAATGGTCTCGAATATTCTCCAGATGAAATAGTCGTTTCAAATGGAGGAAAACAAGCACTGTTCAACATATTTGGCGCAATACTCAATCCAGGTGATGAGGTAATCGTATTGACTCCAGCATGGGTCAGCTATTCCCCTCAAATCAAAATGTGGAAAGCGAAGCCAACTGAGGTGAAAACTTATCCAGAAAATGACTATCTTCCTCAAGAAGAAGACTTAGAAAAAGCTATAACCGATAAAACCAAAGCCATTCTTTTCAACTCTCCCAACAACCCAACAGGCGCCGTTTATGACAAAAGGACACTTGAAATGTTGGCTCACATCGCACAAAAACATGATCTATACATAGTAGCTGACGAAGTATACGAGAAGATGGTTTACGATCTTCCACACATTTCCATAGCCTCTTTCGATGGCATGAAAGAGAGGACCTTGATAATAAACGGCTTTTCTAAAAGTCATGCCATGACAGGATGGAGGGTGGGATATTCCGTTGCCTCACTGAACATATCAAAACAGATTTCAAAAATTCAATCGCACACGACTTCTAACATAAACTCCATTACTCAAAAAGCAGCTTTGAAGGCGTTAAGCGTTGATACCAAATACATGATGGACGAATACAAAAAACGTCGTGACTTGATAAGTGACATGCTATCAAATGCAAATTTCAAATTCTTCAAACCAAAAGGTGCTTTCTACGTTATGGTAAATATGACCGAATTTTTGACAGATGAAAAAAATACGGAAGATCTTTGCATGGAGTTGATGGAAAAAGCTGGCGTTGCGCTTATTCCTGCAGATGCGTTTGGAGCAAAAGGGTTCGTAAGGATTTCATTTGCAACATCTCAGGAGCTCATTAAAAAAGGAATAAACAGGCTAATTGAGTACTTGAAATAA
- a CDS encoding folate family ECF transporter S component codes for MKKSTVDIKRLTINSAFIALSVVLERFLSLRISFFGVEGVRIGIGALPIFLSGFIFEPMDGLIVGALSDLVGYFISPMGIYMPQFTLTSALTGWIPAIVYKYFFRRKLNFLSLFVAIGIGQFITDVVMVPYFIHTLFHVPYAVLMPTRAIGYAIMLFVYPVLTLPVMKRIPAVRQMVLTKKVE; via the coding sequence ATGAAAAAAAGCACCGTGGATATCAAAAGGTTAACAATCAACTCAGCGTTTATAGCTCTCAGCGTCGTTTTAGAGAGATTTTTATCCCTGAGAATATCCTTTTTCGGTGTGGAAGGTGTGAGAATAGGTATAGGAGCATTGCCAATATTTTTGTCTGGATTTATATTTGAACCTATGGATGGGCTTATCGTTGGCGCGTTAAGCGATTTGGTAGGATATTTTATAAGCCCAATGGGAATTTACATGCCACAGTTTACCCTCACATCCGCTTTAACTGGCTGGATCCCGGCCATTGTATACAAGTATTTCTTCAGACGAAAGTTGAACTTTCTTTCACTTTTTGTAGCAATAGGAATTGGGCAATTCATAACGGATGTCGTGATGGTACCGTATTTTATACATACTCTTTTTCATGTTCCGTATGCAGTTTTAATGCCAACAAGGGCTATCGGTTATGCCATAATGCTTTTTGTATATCCTGTCCTTACCTTACCTGTAATGAAAAGGATCCCTGCCGTTCGTCAGATGGTTCTTACCAAAAAAGTTGAATGA